In Castanea sativa cultivar Marrone di Chiusa Pesio chromosome 6, ASM4071231v1, a single window of DNA contains:
- the LOC142640453 gene encoding uncharacterized protein LOC142640453 isoform X4 yields MDSQCICMPSSPSQNPKIHRNAKLNPSWEAIHLRKTTVCFKSRISHYTCFCLHKQEQNSFFTREPNARKAKKYFSQLREEPSKGLVPSSITMIICWAFLLIESLLLVEVNVALRKKKRKNEEVDELEVISIRTMAQETLGEWGGTLATVTYVFLGYTSMIAYSSKSGDILFHLINLPASISGIFFTSLFTMLISIGGTRATDQVNQWLTTSMIGLLLAIEVLAVVSGGWAGLGGSGDWGKVPATIPVIIFSLVYHDLAPVLCAYLGGDLTRIRTSVLLGSLVPLLALLVWDAVALGLSAQSDQVVDPVELLMRVKWSGVSIMAEAFSLLAVGTSLIGTLLAFFEFFKEQLNNFTWQFSSTQLPQVAFIPLGNKLFGLRKWWGRNKSFTAMTMAVTPALLVSSTVPDAFSAATDIAGGYCMTMLYGVLPPAMAWAMLNREAEDPERRAFSKLRPLLLGVGLFACCIVIEQILQDILLFGS; encoded by the exons atGGATTCACAGTGCATTTGCATGCCTTCATCTCCCtctcaaaatcccaaaatccacaGAAATGCAAAGCTGAATCCATCATGGGAAGCAATTCATCTAAGGAAAACAACAGTTTGCTTCAAATCCAGGAT CAGTCACTACACTTGCTTCTGCCTCCATAAGCAAGAGCAAAATTCATTCTTTACTAGGGAACCTAATGCTAGAAAGGCAAAGAAATATTTCTCACAATTGAGAGAAGAGCCTAGCAAG GGACTGGTTCCAAGTTCAATAACAATGATAATATGTTGGGCATTTCTTCTAATTGAATCACTTTTACTCGTTGAAGTCAATGTGGCTCTacgaaagaagaaaagaaaaaatgaggaAGTGGATGAACTGGAGGTCATTTCTATTAGGACCATGGCCCAAGAGACACTAGGAGAGTGGGGTGGAACTCTAGCCACTGTGACCTATGTATTCTTGGGCTACACTTCCATGATTGCCTATAGTTCCAAGTCCGGCGATATCCTTTTCCATTTGATCAATCTTCCGGCCTCAATTTCAGGCATTTTCTTCACTTCGCTCTTCACCATGCTCATCTCCATTGGTGGGACTCGTGCCACTGATCAAGTCAACCAGTGGCTCACTACTTCCATGATAG GTCTGCTTCTAGCAATTGAGGTGTTAGCAGTTGTCTCTGGAGGGTGGGCTGGATTGGGGGGAAGTGGTGACTGGGGAAAAGTTCCAGCTACAATTCCTGTCATTATTTTTTCCTTGGTATACCATGATCTTGCACCTG TTCTTTGTGCTTATTTGGGTGGTGATCTTACACGCATAAGGACTTCAGTCTTGCTTGGTAGTCTTGTTCCATTGCTGGCATTGCTTGTTTGGGATGCAGTAGCACTTGGCCTCTCAGCACAGTCCGACCAAGTTGTTGACCCTGTCGAATTGCTCATGAG GGTGAAATGGAGTGGTGTTTCAATTATGGCTGAGGCCTTCTCTCTCTTGGCGGTCGGGACATCACTAATTGGCACGCTCTTGGCCTTCTTCGAGTTTTTTAAGGAGCAACTTAATAACTTCACATGGCAATTTTCCTCAACACAACTACCACAAGTAGCCTTCATACCCCTa GGAAACAAGCTTTTTGGACTGAGAAAATGGTGGGGAAGGAATAAAAGCTTCACAGCAATGACAATGGCTGTCACTCCAGCTCTTTTAGTGTCATCTACTGTTCCAGATGCATTCTCAGCTGCTACTGACATTGCT GGGGGCTACTGTATGACAATGCTTTATGGAGTTCTTCCACCGGCAATGGCGTGGGCAATGCTTAACAGAGAAGCTGAGGATCCTGAACGAAGGGCATTTTCAAAACTTAGACCTTTACTCCTAGGAGTAGGACTATTTGCATGTTGTATAGTGATAGAGCAAATCTTGCAGGATATCCTATTATTTGGCTCCTAG
- the LOC142640453 gene encoding uncharacterized protein LOC142640453 isoform X2, giving the protein MDSQCICMPSSPSQNPKIHRNAKLNPSWEAIHLRKTTVCFKSRIHYTCFCLHKQEQNSFFTREPNARKAKKYFSQLREEPSKVAKKKGTIAGAVALIIGTSIGSGILALPKKASPAGLVPSSITMIICWAFLLIESLLLVEVNVALRKKKRKNEEVDELEVISIRTMAQETLGEWGGTLATVTYVFLGYTSMIAYSSKSGDILFHLINLPASISGIFFTSLFTMLISIGGTRATDQVNQWLTTSMIGLLLAIEVLAVVSGGWAGLGGSGDWGKVPATIPVIIFSLVYHDLAPVLCAYLGGDLTRIRTSVLLGSLVPLLALLVWDAVALGLSAQSDQVVDPVELLMRVKWSGVSIMAEAFSLLAVGTSLIGTLLAFFEFFKEQLNNFTWQFSSTQLPQVAFIPLGNKLFGLRKWWGRNKSFTAMTMAVTPALLVSSTVPDAFSAATDIAGGYCMTMLYGVLPPAMAWAMLNREAEDPERRAFSKLRPLLLGVGLFACCIVIEQILQDILLFGS; this is encoded by the exons atGGATTCACAGTGCATTTGCATGCCTTCATCTCCCtctcaaaatcccaaaatccacaGAAATGCAAAGCTGAATCCATCATGGGAAGCAATTCATCTAAGGAAAACAACAGTTTGCTTCAAATCCAGGAT TCACTACACTTGCTTCTGCCTCCATAAGCAAGAGCAAAATTCATTCTTTACTAGGGAACCTAATGCTAGAAAGGCAAAGAAATATTTCTCACAATTGAGAGAAGAGCCTAGCAAGGTAGCTAAGAAGAAGGGAACTATTGCTGGGGCTGTTGCTCTCATTATAGGAACTAGTATTGGCTCAGGGATACTTGCACTCCCAAAGAAAGCTTCCCCTGCA GGACTGGTTCCAAGTTCAATAACAATGATAATATGTTGGGCATTTCTTCTAATTGAATCACTTTTACTCGTTGAAGTCAATGTGGCTCTacgaaagaagaaaagaaaaaatgaggaAGTGGATGAACTGGAGGTCATTTCTATTAGGACCATGGCCCAAGAGACACTAGGAGAGTGGGGTGGAACTCTAGCCACTGTGACCTATGTATTCTTGGGCTACACTTCCATGATTGCCTATAGTTCCAAGTCCGGCGATATCCTTTTCCATTTGATCAATCTTCCGGCCTCAATTTCAGGCATTTTCTTCACTTCGCTCTTCACCATGCTCATCTCCATTGGTGGGACTCGTGCCACTGATCAAGTCAACCAGTGGCTCACTACTTCCATGATAG GTCTGCTTCTAGCAATTGAGGTGTTAGCAGTTGTCTCTGGAGGGTGGGCTGGATTGGGGGGAAGTGGTGACTGGGGAAAAGTTCCAGCTACAATTCCTGTCATTATTTTTTCCTTGGTATACCATGATCTTGCACCTG TTCTTTGTGCTTATTTGGGTGGTGATCTTACACGCATAAGGACTTCAGTCTTGCTTGGTAGTCTTGTTCCATTGCTGGCATTGCTTGTTTGGGATGCAGTAGCACTTGGCCTCTCAGCACAGTCCGACCAAGTTGTTGACCCTGTCGAATTGCTCATGAG GGTGAAATGGAGTGGTGTTTCAATTATGGCTGAGGCCTTCTCTCTCTTGGCGGTCGGGACATCACTAATTGGCACGCTCTTGGCCTTCTTCGAGTTTTTTAAGGAGCAACTTAATAACTTCACATGGCAATTTTCCTCAACACAACTACCACAAGTAGCCTTCATACCCCTa GGAAACAAGCTTTTTGGACTGAGAAAATGGTGGGGAAGGAATAAAAGCTTCACAGCAATGACAATGGCTGTCACTCCAGCTCTTTTAGTGTCATCTACTGTTCCAGATGCATTCTCAGCTGCTACTGACATTGCT GGGGGCTACTGTATGACAATGCTTTATGGAGTTCTTCCACCGGCAATGGCGTGGGCAATGCTTAACAGAGAAGCTGAGGATCCTGAACGAAGGGCATTTTCAAAACTTAGACCTTTACTCCTAGGAGTAGGACTATTTGCATGTTGTATAGTGATAGAGCAAATCTTGCAGGATATCCTATTATTTGGCTCCTAG
- the LOC142640453 gene encoding uncharacterized protein LOC142640453 isoform X1, which produces MDSQCICMPSSPSQNPKIHRNAKLNPSWEAIHLRKTTVCFKSRISHYTCFCLHKQEQNSFFTREPNARKAKKYFSQLREEPSKVAKKKGTIAGAVALIIGTSIGSGILALPKKASPAGLVPSSITMIICWAFLLIESLLLVEVNVALRKKKRKNEEVDELEVISIRTMAQETLGEWGGTLATVTYVFLGYTSMIAYSSKSGDILFHLINLPASISGIFFTSLFTMLISIGGTRATDQVNQWLTTSMIGLLLAIEVLAVVSGGWAGLGGSGDWGKVPATIPVIIFSLVYHDLAPVLCAYLGGDLTRIRTSVLLGSLVPLLALLVWDAVALGLSAQSDQVVDPVELLMRVKWSGVSIMAEAFSLLAVGTSLIGTLLAFFEFFKEQLNNFTWQFSSTQLPQVAFIPLGNKLFGLRKWWGRNKSFTAMTMAVTPALLVSSTVPDAFSAATDIAGGYCMTMLYGVLPPAMAWAMLNREAEDPERRAFSKLRPLLLGVGLFACCIVIEQILQDILLFGS; this is translated from the exons atGGATTCACAGTGCATTTGCATGCCTTCATCTCCCtctcaaaatcccaaaatccacaGAAATGCAAAGCTGAATCCATCATGGGAAGCAATTCATCTAAGGAAAACAACAGTTTGCTTCAAATCCAGGAT CAGTCACTACACTTGCTTCTGCCTCCATAAGCAAGAGCAAAATTCATTCTTTACTAGGGAACCTAATGCTAGAAAGGCAAAGAAATATTTCTCACAATTGAGAGAAGAGCCTAGCAAGGTAGCTAAGAAGAAGGGAACTATTGCTGGGGCTGTTGCTCTCATTATAGGAACTAGTATTGGCTCAGGGATACTTGCACTCCCAAAGAAAGCTTCCCCTGCA GGACTGGTTCCAAGTTCAATAACAATGATAATATGTTGGGCATTTCTTCTAATTGAATCACTTTTACTCGTTGAAGTCAATGTGGCTCTacgaaagaagaaaagaaaaaatgaggaAGTGGATGAACTGGAGGTCATTTCTATTAGGACCATGGCCCAAGAGACACTAGGAGAGTGGGGTGGAACTCTAGCCACTGTGACCTATGTATTCTTGGGCTACACTTCCATGATTGCCTATAGTTCCAAGTCCGGCGATATCCTTTTCCATTTGATCAATCTTCCGGCCTCAATTTCAGGCATTTTCTTCACTTCGCTCTTCACCATGCTCATCTCCATTGGTGGGACTCGTGCCACTGATCAAGTCAACCAGTGGCTCACTACTTCCATGATAG GTCTGCTTCTAGCAATTGAGGTGTTAGCAGTTGTCTCTGGAGGGTGGGCTGGATTGGGGGGAAGTGGTGACTGGGGAAAAGTTCCAGCTACAATTCCTGTCATTATTTTTTCCTTGGTATACCATGATCTTGCACCTG TTCTTTGTGCTTATTTGGGTGGTGATCTTACACGCATAAGGACTTCAGTCTTGCTTGGTAGTCTTGTTCCATTGCTGGCATTGCTTGTTTGGGATGCAGTAGCACTTGGCCTCTCAGCACAGTCCGACCAAGTTGTTGACCCTGTCGAATTGCTCATGAG GGTGAAATGGAGTGGTGTTTCAATTATGGCTGAGGCCTTCTCTCTCTTGGCGGTCGGGACATCACTAATTGGCACGCTCTTGGCCTTCTTCGAGTTTTTTAAGGAGCAACTTAATAACTTCACATGGCAATTTTCCTCAACACAACTACCACAAGTAGCCTTCATACCCCTa GGAAACAAGCTTTTTGGACTGAGAAAATGGTGGGGAAGGAATAAAAGCTTCACAGCAATGACAATGGCTGTCACTCCAGCTCTTTTAGTGTCATCTACTGTTCCAGATGCATTCTCAGCTGCTACTGACATTGCT GGGGGCTACTGTATGACAATGCTTTATGGAGTTCTTCCACCGGCAATGGCGTGGGCAATGCTTAACAGAGAAGCTGAGGATCCTGAACGAAGGGCATTTTCAAAACTTAGACCTTTACTCCTAGGAGTAGGACTATTTGCATGTTGTATAGTGATAGAGCAAATCTTGCAGGATATCCTATTATTTGGCTCCTAG
- the LOC142640453 gene encoding uncharacterized protein LOC142640453 isoform X3, giving the protein MDSQCICMPSSPSQNPKIHRNAKLNPSWEAIHLRKTTVCFKSRISHYTCFCLHKQEQNSFFTREPNARKAKKYFSQLREEPSKVAKKKGTIAGAVALIIGTSIGSGILALPKKASPAGLVPSSITMIICWAFLLIESLLLVEVNVALRKKKRKNEEVDELEVISIRTMAQETLGEWGGTLATVTYVFLGYTSMIAYSSKSGDILFHLINLPASISGIFFTSLFTMLISIGGTRATDQVNQWLTTSMIGLLLAIEVLAVVSGGWAGLGGSGDWGKVPATIPVIIFSLVYHDLAPVLCAYLGGDLTRIRTSVLLGSLVPLLALLVWDAVALGLSAQSDQVVDPVELLMRVKWSGVSIMAEAFSLLAVGTSLIGTLLAFFEFFKEQLNNFTWQFSSTQLPQGNKLFGLRKWWGRNKSFTAMTMAVTPALLVSSTVPDAFSAATDIAGGYCMTMLYGVLPPAMAWAMLNREAEDPERRAFSKLRPLLLGVGLFACCIVIEQILQDILLFGS; this is encoded by the exons atGGATTCACAGTGCATTTGCATGCCTTCATCTCCCtctcaaaatcccaaaatccacaGAAATGCAAAGCTGAATCCATCATGGGAAGCAATTCATCTAAGGAAAACAACAGTTTGCTTCAAATCCAGGAT CAGTCACTACACTTGCTTCTGCCTCCATAAGCAAGAGCAAAATTCATTCTTTACTAGGGAACCTAATGCTAGAAAGGCAAAGAAATATTTCTCACAATTGAGAGAAGAGCCTAGCAAGGTAGCTAAGAAGAAGGGAACTATTGCTGGGGCTGTTGCTCTCATTATAGGAACTAGTATTGGCTCAGGGATACTTGCACTCCCAAAGAAAGCTTCCCCTGCA GGACTGGTTCCAAGTTCAATAACAATGATAATATGTTGGGCATTTCTTCTAATTGAATCACTTTTACTCGTTGAAGTCAATGTGGCTCTacgaaagaagaaaagaaaaaatgaggaAGTGGATGAACTGGAGGTCATTTCTATTAGGACCATGGCCCAAGAGACACTAGGAGAGTGGGGTGGAACTCTAGCCACTGTGACCTATGTATTCTTGGGCTACACTTCCATGATTGCCTATAGTTCCAAGTCCGGCGATATCCTTTTCCATTTGATCAATCTTCCGGCCTCAATTTCAGGCATTTTCTTCACTTCGCTCTTCACCATGCTCATCTCCATTGGTGGGACTCGTGCCACTGATCAAGTCAACCAGTGGCTCACTACTTCCATGATAG GTCTGCTTCTAGCAATTGAGGTGTTAGCAGTTGTCTCTGGAGGGTGGGCTGGATTGGGGGGAAGTGGTGACTGGGGAAAAGTTCCAGCTACAATTCCTGTCATTATTTTTTCCTTGGTATACCATGATCTTGCACCTG TTCTTTGTGCTTATTTGGGTGGTGATCTTACACGCATAAGGACTTCAGTCTTGCTTGGTAGTCTTGTTCCATTGCTGGCATTGCTTGTTTGGGATGCAGTAGCACTTGGCCTCTCAGCACAGTCCGACCAAGTTGTTGACCCTGTCGAATTGCTCATGAG GGTGAAATGGAGTGGTGTTTCAATTATGGCTGAGGCCTTCTCTCTCTTGGCGGTCGGGACATCACTAATTGGCACGCTCTTGGCCTTCTTCGAGTTTTTTAAGGAGCAACTTAATAACTTCACATGGCAATTTTCCTCAACACAACTACCACAA GGAAACAAGCTTTTTGGACTGAGAAAATGGTGGGGAAGGAATAAAAGCTTCACAGCAATGACAATGGCTGTCACTCCAGCTCTTTTAGTGTCATCTACTGTTCCAGATGCATTCTCAGCTGCTACTGACATTGCT GGGGGCTACTGTATGACAATGCTTTATGGAGTTCTTCCACCGGCAATGGCGTGGGCAATGCTTAACAGAGAAGCTGAGGATCCTGAACGAAGGGCATTTTCAAAACTTAGACCTTTACTCCTAGGAGTAGGACTATTTGCATGTTGTATAGTGATAGAGCAAATCTTGCAGGATATCCTATTATTTGGCTCCTAG
- the LOC142640454 gene encoding V-type proton ATPase subunit G-like, whose translation MEANRGQNGIQQLLAAEQEAQQIVNASKNAKLARLKQAKEEGDKDIAEFRAQIEREFQRKVAESSGDSGANVKRLEQETETKIHHLKTEAARISYDVVQMLLKQVTTMKN comes from the exons ATGGAAGCCAACAGGGGACAGAATGGAATTCAACAACTGCTGGCTGCTGAACAAGAAGCTCAACAAATTGTCAATGCCTCCAAAAATG cTAAATTGGCCAGATTGAAACAGGCCAAAGAAGAGGGTGATAAGGATATTGCTGAATTTCGTGCACAGATAGAACGTGAGTTTCAGAGAAAGGTTGCAGAG AGTAGTGGGGATTCAGGTGCTAATGTGAAGCGGCTTGAACAAGAAACAGAGACAAAGATCCATCACCTGAAGACAGAGGCTGCAAGGATATCCTATGATGTCGTACAGATGCTTCTGAAGCAGGTGACCACTATGAAGAACTAA